One region of Microbacterium sufflavum genomic DNA includes:
- a CDS encoding amino acid ABC transporter permease produces the protein MANPWQLFLDSLWPIAWAGLTATVPLALVSFALGLLIAVGVALMRISVHPVVAGVARFYISVIRGTPMLVQLFVIFYGMPSIGITLDPWPSAIIALSLNVGGYGAEVVRAAILSVPKGQWEAAYTVGMNRTRTLTRIILPQAARVSVPPLSNTFISLVKDTSLTSLILVTELFKVAQQIAATTLEFMVIYLAAALVYWVFCLVLSFGQSALERRLDSRVAH, from the coding sequence ATGGCGAACCCCTGGCAGCTGTTCCTCGACTCGCTCTGGCCGATCGCCTGGGCGGGCCTGACGGCGACGGTGCCGCTCGCGCTGGTGTCGTTCGCGCTGGGGCTGCTGATCGCGGTCGGCGTCGCGCTGATGCGGATCTCGGTGCATCCGGTGGTGGCGGGCGTCGCGCGCTTCTACATCTCCGTGATCCGCGGCACGCCCATGCTGGTGCAGCTGTTCGTGATCTTCTACGGGATGCCGTCGATCGGCATCACGCTCGACCCGTGGCCAAGTGCGATCATCGCGCTGTCGCTCAACGTGGGCGGCTACGGAGCCGAGGTCGTGCGGGCCGCGATCCTGTCGGTGCCGAAGGGGCAGTGGGAGGCGGCGTACACGGTCGGGATGAACCGCACCCGCACGCTCACGCGGATCATCCTGCCGCAGGCGGCACGGGTGTCCGTGCCCCCGCTGTCGAACACGTTCATCTCGCTCGTGAAGGACACCTCGCTCACGTCGCTGATCCTGGTGACGGAGCTGTTCAAGGTCGCGCAGCAGATCGCGGCGACGACCCTCGAGTTCATGGTGATCTACCTCGCCGCGGCGCTGGTGTACTGGGTGTTCTGCCTGGTGCTGTCGTTCGGCCAGAGCGCCCTGGAGAGGAGGCTCGACAGCCGTGTCGCCCACTGA
- a CDS encoding amino acid ABC transporter substrate-binding protein, which translates to MSRRLIAVTALVVAAAALTACSGSTTPANTSGAESTAGSDFGLVKDGTLTVATEGTYRPFSFHDDGGSGDLTGYDVEIIQAVADKLGLEVEFQETQWDAIFAGLDAGRFDVIANQVSINDEREAKYLFSAPYTVSPGVIVVAEDDDSISSFDDLAGKTTAQSLTSNWYELATDSGAKVEAVEGWAQAVELLRQGRVDATVNDKLTFLDYETTNSPTGLKIAAETEDAGEQAFVFTKDKTSLVEAVDGALEELRADGTLAEISEKYFGEDVSQ; encoded by the coding sequence ATGTCCCGTCGTCTCATCGCCGTCACCGCACTCGTCGTCGCCGCCGCGGCGCTCACTGCCTGCAGCGGCTCCACCACGCCCGCGAACACGTCCGGTGCGGAGAGCACCGCGGGCTCCGACTTCGGCCTGGTGAAGGACGGCACGCTCACGGTCGCGACCGAGGGCACATACCGCCCGTTCAGCTTCCACGACGACGGCGGCTCGGGCGACCTGACCGGCTACGACGTCGAGATCATCCAGGCCGTCGCCGACAAGCTGGGCCTCGAGGTGGAGTTCCAGGAGACGCAGTGGGACGCGATCTTCGCCGGTCTCGACGCCGGCCGCTTCGACGTGATCGCGAACCAGGTCTCGATCAACGACGAGCGCGAGGCGAAGTACCTCTTCAGCGCGCCCTACACCGTGTCGCCCGGCGTCATCGTGGTGGCCGAGGACGACGACTCGATCAGCTCGTTCGACGACCTGGCCGGCAAGACCACGGCCCAGTCGCTCACCAGCAACTGGTACGAGCTGGCGACCGACTCCGGCGCCAAGGTCGAGGCCGTCGAGGGCTGGGCGCAGGCCGTGGAGCTGCTGCGTCAGGGCCGTGTGGACGCGACCGTGAACGACAAGCTGACGTTCCTCGACTACGAGACCACGAACAGCCCGACGGGGCTGAAGATCGCGGCGGAGACCGAGGACGCCGGCGAGCAGGCGTTCGTGTTCACGAAGGACAAGACCTCGCTCGTCGAGGCCGTGGACGGCGCTCTCGAGGAGCTGCGCGCCGACGGTACACTGGCGGAGATCAGCGAGAAGTACTTCGGCGAGGACGTCTCGCAGTAA
- the rplA gene encoding 50S ribosomal protein L1, translated as MATKSKAYKAAAEKIEADRFYTPAEAVALAKETGSAKFDSTVEVALKLAVDPRKADQMVRGTVILPHGTGKTARVIVFATGPAAEAAIAAGADEVGGAELIEKVAGGWTAFDSAVSTPELMGQVGRLGKVLGPRGLMPNPKTGTVTPNPAKAVEEIKGGKIEFRVDKHANVHFVVGKASFTAEQLNENIGAALEEIVRLKPSSAKGRYIQKGAVSTTFGPGIPLDVNAI; from the coding sequence ATGGCTACCAAGTCCAAGGCTTACAAGGCTGCCGCCGAGAAGATCGAGGCAGACCGTTTCTACACGCCCGCCGAGGCCGTCGCGCTCGCGAAGGAGACCGGTTCGGCGAAGTTCGACTCGACCGTCGAGGTCGCGCTGAAGCTCGCCGTCGACCCCCGCAAGGCCGACCAGATGGTGCGCGGCACCGTCATCCTGCCCCACGGCACCGGTAAGACCGCCCGCGTCATCGTCTTCGCCACGGGCCCCGCGGCCGAGGCCGCGATCGCCGCAGGTGCCGATGAGGTCGGCGGCGCCGAGCTCATCGAGAAGGTCGCCGGCGGCTGGACCGCGTTCGACTCGGCCGTCTCCACCCCGGAGCTCATGGGCCAGGTCGGTCGTCTCGGCAAGGTGCTGGGTCCGCGTGGCCTGATGCCGAACCCGAAGACCGGCACCGTGACCCCGAACCCGGCCAAGGCCGTCGAGGAGATCAAGGGCGGAAAGATCGAGTTCCGCGTCGACAAGCACGCCAACGTGCACTTCGTCGTCGGCAAGGCGTCCTTCACCGCCGAGCAGCTGAACGAGAACATCGGCGCAGCGCTCGAGGAGATCGTCCGCCTCAAGCCGTCGAGCGCGAAGGGCCGCTACATCCAGAAGGGTGCGGTGTCGACCACGTTCGGCCCCGGCATCCCGCTGGACGTCAACGCCATCTGA